ACAAAATCATGGTCATAAAGAAAGTTTTGAATGGCACGCGTCAGAATCGAGCGGGTTCGAAAAACTGCGTTAAATGTGTTAGTACGCGCTCTAAGGTGGGGTATCGTTCGCAAATATTCAAAGCTGTGTCTTTTTTTTTGAAGTGGGAAATCGTCATCCGCAATGCCTTCAACCCATAAATCTTTGACATGTATCTCCATGTGATGTTTGCCATCTAACCCCGTTTTAAGGATACCTGTGAGTCGAACGCATGAACCGAGTGTCAAAGTGTCAACGACTTGGGACAATGCGCTGGTGTTGTCTACAACACATTGAGTCGTAGACAGCTGCGTTCCATCATGGAGTTCAAAGAAACTCACATTCTTTGATTTTCGAATGGTACGAATCCATCCTGCTGTGTGAACGGTATCTTGATCGTGTCCACTGTGTTGTATTGCCTTGAGTGTTTGTACTTTCATAATGTCCTCCTTGTACAAAAAAACAGCATCTATCCACAAGGGACGAAAATGCTGCTTTCCGCGGTACCACCCAAATTATCATGTTGATCACTCTACGATTCTATCAAATCGTGCACGTTGGTAACGGTTGTGCCAGCCCGATTATCCCTACTCTGTTCAGGATAACAACTCAAAGGGGTTACCTTTATAGACTTACTTAATGATCTCACACCATCTATCATCTCGCTTGAAGCAGTTTCTATGAAGACATATCCTTCTCAATGTTTTTATATTTGATGCCATTATACATGGCAATTATGAAAAGTGCAAGCTACCTCTGTGAAAGAAGTGTCACGATTGTGACGAAGGGTGCGTGCTATAATTAAAGCACAAGGGGATATTGTATGAAAAAAATAGTACTGTATGGTGATAGTATTGCTGCAGGAAGCTGGCGTGGTAGTGCTTCAGACATGCTCGACAAGAAAATCGTTCATGAAATGAAATTACAAGGATTATCGGACTATGAAATTGTTAATTTGGGTGTGCCAGGCGCTTCAACAACGTCTGCACTTGAAAATGTTGCGAAGGCAGTTTCTGAACATCCCGATATTCTCGTTCTCAATGTTGGAATTAATGATGCAATTAGCATACTCAATAATATTTCAGAGTATGCTACAAACATCAATGCGATACTCGAAGCGTTTCCTACAAGCCAGATTATTGTTCTAGGACCTTCCTATGTCGATGATTTAAAGAAACCGCAAGCAATCCAAGCAATTATACTTGAATACAATAAAGCAATTGCTCAAGTTGCCATTGACAACCAATGTCACTTTATTGATATTTATGAACTTGAAACTCGTGAAGGCAATCCCAACATCTTCCTTCAAGAAGATGGCTTGCATCCTTCAGAATTTGGTTATGAAATGATTGCAAATCGCATTGTCGCTACCATCGCTACACTATAAAACAAATCGCCCCAACTTAAGTGAGGGCGATTTTTATTACGTATAAGAATTATTCACTTCTGAGTGCTTCAACAGGATCCTTCTTAGCGGCAGCGGAAGATGGGAATAAGCCAGAAAGGAAGGCAAGCATCATACTGATGAGAATAAGAATTGCTGCAGCTTGCAGTGGTAATTGGGCAATATTTGCTATGCCGAATTCATTCAAGACAATAATATTGGCAAAGAAACTTAAGATATAAGTGACACCGATTCCCAGTGCTCCAGCAATAAAGCCGATAATCAGGGTTTCTGAGTTAAAGACACGACGGATATCACGTTTACTTGCACCAATGGCACGAAGAATTCCGATTTCCTTTTTACGTTCCAATACGGAAACATACGTGATAACACCGATCATGATGGATGAAACCACAAGTGAAATTGCAACAAACGCAATGAGTGCATAACTAATTGTATCAACGATATCGGTAACAGAGGACATCATGGTTCCCACTAAATCACTGTAGCGAATGATTTTGTCTTCTGCGCCACCTGCTTCCATTTTCTCATTATAATCTGCAAGAAATTGAACAACATTATCTTTTGTCGTGAAGTCTTTAGGGAAGATACTAATTTGTGATGGGATATTGACATCAGCGTATCCTAATTTTTGCAGCGTCGATTCATAACTTGCAACTTGAGGGTTCATAATTGTACTCAATAAATCGAGGATATCATCTTCTTCAACATTAAACTTAAATGCATTAGCAAGTGCATCAGTGTCGATAGAAATTGAATTTTGCAGTTGTTGTGGTAACTGTGAAACAACCGATCCTACTTGAGTTTCAATTTGACCTTGAACAGAGGTCATGAGTTGGGTCATATATGTTTGCATAATTGATTGCATGTATTCAGATACAGCATCGTTTACTTGCTCATCAATATTTGCATCGCCAATAATTTGTGTTAATTGATTTTGAAGGTCTGTTTGAATCTCAGGTCGGTTTAGATACTCGATGAAATTCTGCAATATCTGTGCGGGGTCAGTGATACCGCCGGCAGCTTGCTCAGCAAGGAAACGTTGTAGGGTATCTGTAAATATTTGCCCAATATCTTCTGAGGGTACATTAATTTGACCCGCGATTGAGGAAGAAATTTCTGCAAAATCAATGGCTGGGAATGCGACTTCACTCACATCGATGGTAAATCCAGAGAAGTCGAGGCTAATATTTGAGGGATCAATGTTGAACGCATTGCGAATTGCATCTTCATCGACCGTAATTAAATCTGCAAACTTGAAACCATCCGATTCGTTGTCGACTGAATCTTCGCTAAACAGCTTACCAGTCAAGACGTTTGTTTCCGGCTTGGCTAACTGTTGTTTCACAATTTCAGTTTGTGAGGCTTGGTTCATAAGATAATGGGTGAGTTCTGGTGTATAGTTAACACCAGATGAAAGGGATGATGTCGTAACATCTTCACTTTGTTGGACAATTCCAACAATTTTAAGGGTCAAACCATCTTTGATAACATTCATCATATGCGCATCGTTGTCAGATTTGTCGACCCATACATTGTATGTGGTATCGTAAACAAACTGCGATCCCGGATTAATGACTTTAAGTTTTGATGTGTAGATGGTATCGAAGTCCAAGGAAGTATTTCCTTCATTTGTTTCCACTGTTTCACTTGGGTTGTTCACAAAGGTATCGAGCATTGTCCGAAGTTCATTGCGATCTTTAATACCTAATGAATACAGTGTTAAATCAGAAACACTCCCATCGGGCATGAGAACAAGAACTGCTTCATCATAGTTCGTTGGCCAACGTCCAGATTTCACATCGAATTGATGTTCATAAATACTGATATCACCAGGGAGCTCATGAAAACTGCTCATGCCACCAGCGCCACCGCCGCCCATGATTGCGCTCATACCAGAACTGCTTCCAAGTCCAAACTCATTCAAGATTGCATCAGGATTAACCTGTTCAATCGAATCTTTTGTTGCTTCAAGGTAAATCTGTGGTTTCAAATTATATTTGTACTGAATGTTTCTTGTATAGGGATCAATGATGCTACGGTTCGCTTCAATATATGCTTTTAGGGATTGCAGGTCATTACTGTTTTGGTAGGTAAACATGGATTCAAAGATGTTTTGAACACCAATATCTCCGCCATCCTTATCTTTAGTACGACCCATCGATGGATCACCCAAAAAACTGGTAATATCAACACCGGACGCTTGGATGGTAAGAGGGTAGTTACTCATGGTTTCTTCTTCAATGGTCCCAATATAGGCGTTGATTCCTCCAGCAAGGGCTAGAATTGCTGCAATTCCAATGATACCAATGGAACCCGCAAGTGCTGTAACAAAGGTTCGCCCTTTCTTTGTCATAAGATTACTCAAAGATAAAGAGATAGCCGTAAAGAATGACATACCGACTTTGGTAGGTGCATCTGCTTGTTTGGCAAAGTCTTCATCGATATTCAAAGGATTGGTATCCCCGATAACATGTCCATCTTTAAGTTCAATGATGCGTGTCGCATAACGGTCTGCTAAGTCAGGATTATGGGTAACCATGATAACGAGACGATCTTTAGCAATTTCAGTGAGCAACTGCATGACTTGTTCGCTAGTTTGACTGTCCAATGCTCCAGTAGGCTCATCGGCTAAAAGAATTTCGGGATTGTTTATAAGGGCACGTGCAATTGCAACACGCTGCATTTGCCCACCGCTTAATTGGCTTGGGAGTTTGCGCACATGATCCTTGAGACCAACTTCTGCCAATGCAGATAGGGCTCGTTTTCGGCGTTCAGACTTTGACACGCCACTCAGTGTTAATGCTAACTCAACATTCGCAAGAATTGTTTGGTGAGGGATGAGATTATAGCTTTGGAATACGAAACCAATCCGATTGTTGCGATAACTATCCCAGTCAGAGTCCTTATATTTCTTTGTGGAGATGCCATCAATTTCAAGGTCGCCAGAATCGTAATGGTCAAGACCACCAATGATGTTGAGCATTGTTGTTTTTCCTGAACCAGACGTTCCGAGAATTGCAGCAAACTCATTGTCACGAAAGGCGACCGACACATCGTCCAAGGCAACCTGCGTGAAATCGTGAGTTTTATACGATTTTCTAATTTTGGTGAGTTTTAACATGGTATCGTTTCCTTTCAAAGGTAAATCAGTCATAAAATAGCTGTTGTATCATTCGTATAGTATAACAATACATTATGAATGGTGTTATTACAACGGAAGCGAATGAACGTTTGGCGATATTTTGTAGTACTGTCGTTCTCCATTCTAATGTATTCGCATACATTATTGCAGAGTCGTGAATAATAATGAAGTTTTCACGACTGGTAGGAGATATCATAAGATTCAATGAATATGCGCTGTGGATATAAAGAAGTTCCCATCACTGAATGGCAATCAAGCAGTGAGAGGAACTTAAGTGTATGTTCTGAAATTTACGCCGATATGGCAGTTATAACCGGGTAATGTTACCAAACCTTGCGCACGATCTTAGAAAGTGGGTAACGCCATATCCTGTAATGATAATTCCCAACACAATAACGATTGCATTTATAAACATAGAAATCTCCTTTGATCGTATTATAGACGGCGCATATCGTCAACGATGCTGAATCTGCGACTTTGCCAAATACCGACGATTGTGTTGATAATGACAATAACGAGTACAAGCAACCAAGAGATAAACATGGCTCCGAAATCAAATTGAAAGTGGAATGTATTGCGACGAGTGAGAGAATTGAGCACAAATACAAAGGAATACGAAGCGATAGCACCCAACACGGATCCAATTACAATTGGTTTGGTCATAATCATAATGGACTCCATTTGTAACATTTTTCCAACTTCCTTTTGTGTCATCCCAATCGAGCGTAGCGCAGCAAGCTCTTTGCGACGTGCATTGATGCTGGATACGGTTACGCTCACCATGTTGAGAATACATGCAAATGAAATGAATCCAAGAATGAAGTAAAGCACAGTTTGTATAGTCGATTTTACCAAACGCATCTGAGCTTGTTGCACATCATAGTTATAAACGTAGAACTGAGCATCAGAATCTTCGATGGCAATTTGTGTCTTGATGCTATCACTTGAGTGGACAAATATTTTGACGTTTTCAAACGAGCCACCGCGCTTGTTCATTTCAGTGAACGACTGGTAGCGCATGTAATCCATGATAGCAGTGTCTTGAATAATGAGAACTGCTTGTGGACTATGGGAGTATCGATTGTCTGGCACAATATCTGTAGGTATCGGTTCATAAACGATTGCATCAAGGATGAATTCTTTTCCATCGCTATATACAGGCATATTTTTATCTTCATCCCAATAACTTTCACTAACATAAAGGGATTTAAGATTATCACTATCGTAAACGGGTCCTTTATAATGACTTTCTCCTTTGTCGCTATAAACCATGCCATCATATCCGTTGAAAAGTATCCCTGAGTCATACGATTGCGCATGAACCCCATATTCTTTTGCCAAGGCATTGTAGCGGTCCTCAGAAACTGCGATAATTGACGAATAAATAGTACGATAAGGGTCAGATTCGTTGGCAGCCTGAAATGTCGTTGCGAGGGTGAGGGGATTTTTCTGCTTGTCTGTGAATGAGCCATTAAAAATTGTTTGGACTTCATAGTAATCATACGTTTGACCACTTGATTTCAGGACATTGAGAAGTGCTGTAACATTTTCTTGATAGAATTCATACGGTCTCTCTTCGTCCAATTCCCAAAACCGCGAACTGATTTCAAGATTATAGGGTGTAACTCCCAGACCATCGACAGTTTGAAACCCAATTTTCACAAAGGACATCAGAGAAATAAAAATAACAATGCTGATACTCAAGGATGTTTGAATACCTTTAAATCGGGCACGGTCGGCTTGAACATATTTATCTGCAAGCGAGGTCACAGCAGATTTATGAAGACGTGCAAGTATGTGTGGTTTTGTACGTTTTTTTTTCTTCTTGTGAACACTTTGTCGGACCGATTCAACAGATGTCATCTTAAAGAGTCGTGAGATTGAACGGTTTAGGGGAAAAGCAATAATAACTGATGAGAGCAGAAATACAATAACAATACCAATAAGTGGCATTTCTGCTGAGAAGCCAAAACTTAAGCTACCGTTAAAGAGTGTCTCAGCAAGTGCGATTTGATGGTTGAGATACGATGCCATTCCCCAGGCAATACCATAACCAATTACGAGCCCAAGTGTAATTCCAGCCAAACCAAGAACATAGCCTTCAATCAAAATTGTTGCGCGTAGCTGTTTGCGTGTTGCGCCAATACTGCGAATAATACCATATGAGTAGGTTCGCTTCTCAACTGCGCTCGCAAAAGCATTGTAAATAAGTGAGAACGTCGCAATTGAAAGAATAGCAATAAGCACAAGCGCTGCGCCCCCAAAAATGAGTTTTGTCGTTGGGAAGGCAAACTGCATTCCAAGCACGGAGTTCAACTCTGTATTGTAGTAGACGTAAGGGTTATATTCTCCATCACTTGCTTTGACAAAACCTTTGTCTGTAAGTTCTTGTGTTATGGACTCAATATTCTGTGTTCCTTCGCGATATTTGATAGCAATCGATGATGCCTGTGTTAGATCATCAAGGTAATAATGGGGTTGCAAACGCCATTCAGAAATCCCAACCACAGTAAGCAAGGGACCAGGAGTTATGGTTTCATCAGTGAGTTCACCATCCCTACTGGTCGTGTAACGATGAATTGTGCTATTGAATGTGTCACCGATATTAACATCACCAGAGAGATAGTCTTTGGGGTAAATCATTTCACCAGGTTTCGTGGGGATGCGCCCTTCAATAAGAAAGTCCTCATAGGTCGCGATCTCTTGAAATGAAAGAGGCTCCAGAGAAAACATATTATCTGCTTGCATTCCACTAATCGCAAAGGATTCTTCACCAACTTCTATGGTAGCGCCATCGCCCATTGCTGAATAAGCATCGACACGATCACCCAAAGCCTCAAGGAGTGCAGGGACATCTTCTACCTCATAAAACGACACGTTTTCTTGAGTAGAACCATAAACAATATCTGCCTCATACTCCTTAAAAACACCAAATAAGAGGGAAACAACCATTGTTGTCATTGCCACAGACAGTGCAATACTTACAATGGTCATGAATGACGATTGTTTGTCAGCAGTTACATTCTTTAATCCAAGTTTTCTGAGAATCTTCATGCCAAGACCTCATCGCGAACGATTTTACCGTCTTCGATGTGGATGATACGCTCGGCCTGCATGGCGATATTTTCGTCATGTGTAATAAGGATTATTGTTTGTTGATAGTCGCGATGCGAAGCCTTCAGCATATCGACAATCTCTTGAGAATTTGTTTGATCAAGGTTCCCTGTGGGCTCATCGGCAAGTAATAAAGATGGGCGGTTCATAAGTGCTCGAGCAATGGATACGCGTTGTTGTTGCCCACCCGATAATTGACTGGGAAGATGGCTTACGCGGTCAATCAGATTTAAACGCGTGATTAATTCTTGATAATAATTCGTATCGATGGGTGCCTGATCCAGTAAAACTGGAAGTTTGATATTGTCTTCAATGTTGAGTATGGGGATGAGATTGTAGAATTGGTAAACAAGTCCAATATGACGGCGTCTAAAAATTGTCAATTTCTCTTCATCAAATGCATCAACAGCCATACCATCAATGGTAATAAATCCAGATGTTGCTTTATCAACACAACCTATCATGTGGAGCAGTGTAGATTTTCCACTTCCACTGGGTCCCATGATGGCAACAAATTCGCCTTTGTTTACAGTGAAAGAAACATCATCCAAAGCACGGACCTCGTTTTTGCCTTGCTTGTAGACTTTTGATAAATTCATAACATTTAAAATTTCCATGTGAATCACCTCTAATCTTAGTATAGCCTATGTATATTATAAAAATATTACGGTTGTGTCATAATCAAAAAACGCCAGACACACGGTGTCCGACGTAATATCAGAGTCGTTTCATATCTTCGATGATACTAAATCTTCGACTGCGACGTGTTGTGATGATCATGTTAAGGAGAACTGAAGCAATCATAATCACCCATGCCATCAAAATTGCATTGAAATCGAGTACAAAGATTGCTTGAGAACTAATCATCAAGGTGCGGTGAAGCACATAAGTAATTGCGATACCGATTAAGGTTCCAAGGAGTAGTGGGGCAATGAGGGTCAGTACTGCTTCCCATCGCAACATGCGTTTCAGCTCATTTTTAGAGAATCCGATAGAGCGAAGTGCCGCCAATTCAGAGCGGCGTGAATTAAGCGTTGTATAATTTATGTTATATAAGTTAATCATGCAAACAAGGGTGATAAATGTGACAATACTGTATACAGCAACATATAAAGTGTCGCTTAGCATTTGGTAACTTTTTTGGAGTGAATCAAGGTTTCCGACTCCGTAATCAAGTGAGTGTAAAGCAGTGGTTGTTTCTAAGGGATTCATCGTATTGACGAAGGCACGGATTTGTTTGAATCCATAGAGATCATTGATCTGCGCATTTACTGGATATAAATTATTCAAAAGATCTTCGGTAGCACTTTCTCGTACAAGCAAAGTAGGGATAGGTCGTGATGAGACTTCATTGATATAAACTGGCATGGTGCCAATGACACCATCAAGATAAAATGTGAGCCCACGTTCAAAGTAGCGTTGGTTGGTTTCTGAATGTGTGTATCCGACGCCAACGTTGACTTGGTCAAGGTTGCTTGCATTTAAAATTTCACCACGGTAATTTCCATATTGTCCGCTTGTTTCCATTAAAACACCAGAATATCCATTCACAAGAATTGCGGATTGCGGATTCTTGTTCGAACTCAGATTGTTATCTTTTAACACCTGATCGTAAAATCCATCCGAAAGTGCGTAAACAGAATAATTCATAAGTGGCTCGTCAAATTCGTCAACCCAATTATAAACTCTTTTAAAATCGTGATGCATGGGTATTTGGTTTAAATTCATGTCTGTGATGATAGCTTCAAAATGTGCGGCAGACTCAAGATAGTCAGCATCAAGTTGATTGTCGGTGAGTGTAGTCTGTATGGATTGTTTAAAATTGTCTAAATCTTCGTCATTGTTATAGGAGGATACTTCTATATTGTAAGGGAGACGCCCAAACGTATTGTAAGTTTTCGAGAAAATGGATACGAGTGATGTAAGTGTGATGAAGACAACAATACAGAGTGTTAAAGCGATTTGTGTCCCACGGTATTTATGACGATCGCGACGCGTGTAAAGTTCGGCAAAGCGAAGGGGGTTGGAACGTGTTCGTTTTGCAAAACGACGTGGGCGCTGACGCTTGTGTAGATTGCGATGATTTTTCAATGTCTCTAAAGATGTTTTACTAAAAAGTTTGCGTATGGCTAAATTTAACGGGATTCGCGTTGTGAAAAAAGTAATTACAGCAATAATTAAGATGCTTTGCCATGATAGGGTTACGCCAAAAGAAATGATAAAGGGGTCCGGGTTAAACGTTGCTGCAAATGCAATTTGTGTATTTACATAATTTACAATAAGGTGTGCAATGAGCGTTCCAACACTTAAACCAAGGAGAAGGGCGACACACATTATAAGATTTCCTTCCGTTCGTATCATTGAACGGAGTTGCCGTTTTGTTGCACCAATGCTTCGAAGTAATCCATATGTGTTATACCGTTTATCAATCGCTGACTTAAAGGAATTGTAGATAAGCATAAACGTTGAAAGTGTCAAAACTAAAAGTACCAATACACCGGCGATAATAATAACAGTATCCAAATTATCCGAAGTATTGGGGATTAACCCTAAGGCACGGTTCAAGGAAAAATTACTATCAAAACCGCTAAATAAGGTGTTTG
The window above is part of the Erysipelothrix sp. HDW6C genome. Proteins encoded here:
- a CDS encoding ABC transporter ATP-binding protein; this translates as MEILNVMNLSKVYKQGKNEVRALDDVSFTVNKGEFVAIMGPSGSGKSTLLHMIGCVDKATSGFITIDGMAVDAFDEEKLTIFRRRHIGLVYQFYNLIPILNIEDNIKLPVLLDQAPIDTNYYQELITRLNLIDRVSHLPSQLSGGQQQRVSIARALMNRPSLLLADEPTGNLDQTNSQEIVDMLKASHRDYQQTIILITHDENIAMQAERIIHIEDGKIVRDEVLA
- a CDS encoding ABC transporter ATP-binding protein/permease, producing MLKLTKIRKSYKTHDFTQVALDDVSVAFRDNEFAAILGTSGSGKTTMLNIIGGLDHYDSGDLEIDGISTKKYKDSDWDSYRNNRIGFVFQSYNLIPHQTILANVELALTLSGVSKSERRKRALSALAEVGLKDHVRKLPSQLSGGQMQRVAIARALINNPEILLADEPTGALDSQTSEQVMQLLTEIAKDRLVIMVTHNPDLADRYATRIIELKDGHVIGDTNPLNIDEDFAKQADAPTKVGMSFFTAISLSLSNLMTKKGRTFVTALAGSIGIIGIAAILALAGGINAYIGTIEEETMSNYPLTIQASGVDITSFLGDPSMGRTKDKDGGDIGVQNIFESMFTYQNSNDLQSLKAYIEANRSIIDPYTRNIQYKYNLKPQIYLEATKDSIEQVNPDAILNEFGLGSSSGMSAIMGGGGAGGMSSFHELPGDISIYEHQFDVKSGRWPTNYDEAVLVLMPDGSVSDLTLYSLGIKDRNELRTMLDTFVNNPSETVETNEGNTSLDFDTIYTSKLKVINPGSQFVYDTTYNVWVDKSDNDAHMMNVIKDGLTLKIVGIVQQSEDVTTSSLSSGVNYTPELTHYLMNQASQTEIVKQQLAKPETNVLTGKLFSEDSVDNESDGFKFADLITVDEDAIRNAFNIDPSNISLDFSGFTIDVSEVAFPAIDFAEISSSIAGQINVPSEDIGQIFTDTLQRFLAEQAAGGITDPAQILQNFIEYLNRPEIQTDLQNQLTQIIGDANIDEQVNDAVSEYMQSIMQTYMTQLMTSVQGQIETQVGSVVSQLPQQLQNSISIDTDALANAFKFNVEEDDILDLLSTIMNPQVASYESTLQKLGYADVNIPSQISIFPKDFTTKDNVVQFLADYNEKMEAGGAEDKIIRYSDLVGTMMSSVTDIVDTISYALIAFVAISLVVSSIMIGVITYVSVLERKKEIGILRAIGASKRDIRRVFNSETLIIGFIAGALGIGVTYILSFFANIIVLNEFGIANIAQLPLQAAAILILISMMLAFLSGLFPSSAAAKKDPVEALRSE
- a CDS encoding ABC transporter permease, whose product is MKILRKLGLKNVTADKQSSFMTIVSIALSVAMTTMVVSLLFGVFKEYEADIVYGSTQENVSFYEVEDVPALLEALGDRVDAYSAMGDGATIEVGEESFAISGMQADNMFSLEPLSFQEIATYEDFLIEGRIPTKPGEMIYPKDYLSGDVNIGDTFNSTIHRYTTSRDGELTDETITPGPLLTVVGISEWRLQPHYYLDDLTQASSIAIKYREGTQNIESITQELTDKGFVKASDGEYNPYVYYNTELNSVLGMQFAFPTTKLIFGGAALVLIAILSIATFSLIYNAFASAVEKRTYSYGIIRSIGATRKQLRATILIEGYVLGLAGITLGLVIGYGIAWGMASYLNHQIALAETLFNGSLSFGFSAEMPLIGIVIVFLLSSVIIAFPLNRSISRLFKMTSVESVRQSVHKKKKKRTKPHILARLHKSAVTSLADKYVQADRARFKGIQTSLSISIVIFISLMSFVKIGFQTVDGLGVTPYNLEISSRFWELDEERPYEFYQENVTALLNVLKSSGQTYDYYEVQTIFNGSFTDKQKNPLTLATTFQAANESDPYRTIYSSIIAVSEDRYNALAKEYGVHAQSYDSGILFNGYDGMVYSDKGESHYKGPVYDSDNLKSLYVSESYWDEDKNMPVYSDGKEFILDAIVYEPIPTDIVPDNRYSHSPQAVLIIQDTAIMDYMRYQSFTEMNKRGGSFENVKIFVHSSDSIKTQIAIEDSDAQFYVYNYDVQQAQMRLVKSTIQTVLYFILGFISFACILNMVSVTVSSINARRKELAALRSIGMTQKEVGKMLQMESIMIMTKPIVIGSVLGAIASYSFVFVLNSLTRRNTFHFQFDFGAMFISWLLVLVIVIINTIVGIWQSRRFSIVDDMRRL
- a CDS encoding ABC transporter permease; the encoded protein is MSILTKLGFKHSFSDRRSLFMTILSISLSVAMTTMVVALTQSAIKGFKDQVVNSFRQDNIQFFNVTDINVLLNFVGHENVDSYAPVESRRYIRNQDENHELISLLGINPEYERHFQAPQDKGKPLFTLAEGRMPLNRNEVLLSEDYAHQYSIGTILNTEIRYEETIEPSESVTVVGYINNSGYFGYTSIYLIDQPAFASDVKIKVSATVDSLLPLFEKVYSMPNANTLFSGFDSNFSLNRALGLIPNTSDNLDTVIIIAGVLVLLVLTLSTFMLIYNSFKSAIDKRYNTYGLLRSIGATKRQLRSMIRTEGNLIMCVALLLGLSVGTLIAHLIVNYVNTQIAFAATFNPDPFIISFGVTLSWQSILIIAVITFFTTRIPLNLAIRKLFSKTSLETLKNHRNLHKRQRPRRFAKRTRSNPLRFAELYTRRDRHKYRGTQIALTLCIVVFITLTSLVSIFSKTYNTFGRLPYNIEVSSYNNDEDLDNFKQSIQTTLTDNQLDADYLESAAHFEAIITDMNLNQIPMHHDFKRVYNWVDEFDEPLMNYSVYALSDGFYDQVLKDNNLSSNKNPQSAILVNGYSGVLMETSGQYGNYRGEILNASNLDQVNVGVGYTHSETNQRYFERGLTFYLDGVIGTMPVYINEVSSRPIPTLLVRESATEDLLNNLYPVNAQINDLYGFKQIRAFVNTMNPLETTTALHSLDYGVGNLDSLQKSYQMLSDTLYVAVYSIVTFITLVCMINLYNINYTTLNSRRSELAALRSIGFSKNELKRMLRWEAVLTLIAPLLLGTLIGIAITYVLHRTLMISSQAIFVLDFNAILMAWVIMIASVLLNMIITTRRSRRFSIIEDMKRL
- a CDS encoding SGNH/GDSL hydrolase family protein, whose protein sequence is MKKIVLYGDSIAAGSWRGSASDMLDKKIVHEMKLQGLSDYEIVNLGVPGASTTSALENVAKAVSEHPDILVLNVGINDAISILNNISEYATNINAILEAFPTSQIIVLGPSYVDDLKKPQAIQAIILEYNKAIAQVAIDNQCHFIDIYELETREGNPNIFLQEDGLHPSEFGYEMIANRIVATIATL